In Cryptomeria japonica chromosome 10, Sugi_1.0, whole genome shotgun sequence, a genomic segment contains:
- the LOC131076868 gene encoding uncharacterized protein LOC131076868: protein MVENISLAPSRGSTLHGLVGSNSQSLFLLSKDGLLLERQLYQRKWKWLIHASPKGLSFSALGPILVNETSGTKTFSLFLTTTIGSAYEYQFPKLSGVAKRNVIPSKWIDHRQPFDAKVARSIPGVLLQVGRIFFPLDDGRLGELHLSGLGGEDVGPSPQSVFRRKLLAGYEWSVIDAPESEGGNAGYCTESQGPWNCVEGLKDAQGQDQTTDSGISSTMRRKKGRAYQSRSTVHKMHRHNLHSETNDMYEPTNNIDTLFRIRAMQPDRSFFLVTDDGITFEHLLNENLWIWLKHEHSSVVRGILGVYNGSLFVVDNHGNLFIRERNASGLIWFNCSTMEGGRQVILGSPWDVHGQDRKVTAEDALFFIDKNGNLIQFIVALRKFVWQDCGQPDNAQVASIADQELLRYNVVFVIGNDGHLYQYNRVTKLWYEHDQAPHLVLSRLPGVVVRPSFMSMSASLFMRSEDGGLVEFHWHTRDGWKWIVHGIPEKDVTLSTAPGPSFDGNQLFVIGTNGEVYNRYIDDSTWKWRKFGFPSVEIINPFPNESIKDMAYKEQKLQFDYKGQNKEFRQDTKYHSSPGSMSGHHIYFIDIDCDEKVAPLRPVPFSKHSVLFVLRDGRLAELRKTENGSWHWVRIINTPTSRCKSSYLTASPS, encoded by the exons ATGGTCGAAAACATTTCTCTAGCACCATCTAGAGGCAGTACCTTGCATGGTTTGGTCGGATCCAATTCACAATCACTTTTTCTGTTAAGCAAG GATGGCCTTCTACTGGAAAGGCAATTGTATCAAAGAAAATGGAAGTGGCTCATACATGCAAGTCCAAAAGGTCTTTCTTTTAGTGCCTTGGGGCCTATTTTGGTAAATGAAACATCTGGAACAAAGACGTTCTCATTATTTCTGACAACCACAATAGGGTCAGCATATGAGTACCAGTTTCCAAAACTTTCAG GTGTGGCAAAGAGAAATGTGATACCATCAAAGTGGATAGACCATAGACAACCATTTGATGCTAAAGTTGCAAGATCTATTCCAGGAGTGTTGCTTCAGGTTGGCAGGATCTTTTTTCCGTTAGACGATGGTCGACTTGGGGAGCTTCATTTGTCAGGCCTTGGTGGGGAAGATGTGGGTCCATCTCCACAAAGTGTGTTTCGAAGAAAGTTATTGGCTGGTTATGAATGGTCAGTAATAGATGCACCTGAAAGTGAAGGTGGAAATGCAGGATATTGTACAGAGTCTCAGGGACCTTGGAATTGTGTTGAAGGACTCAAGGATGCACAAGGTCAAGATCAAACAACTGATTCTGGAATCTCATCAACAATGAGAAggaaaaaaggaagagcttatcaGAGCCGTTCTACTGTTCACAAGATGCATAGGCACAATTTACATTCTGAAACCAATGATATGTATGAACCCACTAACAATATTGACACCCTTTTCCGAATACGTGCTATGCAACCAGATAGATCCTTTTTCCTGGTGACGGATGATGGGATAACCTTTGAACACCTCTTGAATGAAAACTTATGGATTTGGTTGAAACACGAACATTCATCTGTTGTTCGTGGCATATTAGGAGTATACAATGGTAGTCTATTTGTAGTTGACAATCATGGAAATCTCTTCATCCGTGAGAGGAATGCTAGTGGTTTAATATGGTTCAATTGTAGTACCATGGAAGGAGGAAGACAAGTGATACTAGGGTCACCATGGGATGTTCATGGTCAAGACCGTAAGGTTACAGCTGAGGATGCACTGTTTTTCATTGACAAAAATGGAAACCTTATTCAGTTCATA gttgcattGAGAAAATTTGTATGGCAAGACTGTGGTCAGCCAGATAATGCACAAGTTGCCTCCATTGCAGATCAAGAACTATTGAGGTACAATGTAGTTTTTGTGATAGGAAATGATGGGCATCTCTACCAGTATAATCGTGTTACAAAGTTGTGGTATGAACATGATCAAGCCCCACATTTGGTGCTATCAAGGTTACCCGGGGTGGTTGTCAGGCCATCTTTTATGTCCATGTCAGCTTCACTATTTATGCGGTCAGAAGATGGTGGACTTGTAGAGTTTCATTGGCATACAAGAGATGGATGGAAATGGATTGTCCATGGAATACCAGAAAAAGATGTCACCCTTTCAACAGCTCCTGGCCCAAGTTTTGATGGTAATCAATTGTTTGTGATTGGCACAAATGGCGAAGTCTATAACAGGTATATAGATGACAGTACATGGAAATGGAGAAAGTTTGGTTTTCCATCGGTAGAAATTATTAATCCTTTTCCAAATGAGTCTATAAAGGACATGGCTTACAAAGAACAAAAGTTACAGTTTGATTACAAAGGACAAAACAAGGAGTTCAGGCAAGACACTAAATACCATAGTAGTCCAGGTTCTATGTCTGGACACCATATATACTTCATTGATATTGACTGTGATGAAAAG GTAGCGCCACTTCGTCCAGTTCCCTTTTCTAAACACTCTGTTCTGTTCGTGTTGAGAGATGGCAGG CTTGCAGAGCTAAGGAAAACAGAAAATGGCAGTTGGCATTGGGTTCGTATAATAAACACACCAACAAGCCGCTGCAAGTCAAGTTATTTGACTGCTTCTCCCTCATGA